From the Streptococcus oralis ATCC 35037 genome, one window contains:
- a CDS encoding YihY/virulence factor BrkB family protein, which produces MKKWWKELMDRPLLKAFLHYYQASDSELTSVAVAYYWLISIFPLLMIMVNILPYFQIPVSNFLLTIKEFLPDTVYDVVAKIVREVLTQPSTGLLSFAVLSALWTFSKSMDFLQKAFNKAYGVTKSRGIISHQLMSLLVSFGLQILFALALFLSMFGRMLLNLLKTYWQSDSPLFSYLQDFTGPLVYALIFAILVMIYYFLPKVKAPRIRYVLPGSVFVLLTLIFLLNIFSVYVNSYVNHLVDVRFFSSIIVVVMMFWFILIAKILIIGAVINASVQSLKDPKFSME; this is translated from the coding sequence ATGAAAAAGTGGTGGAAAGAGCTGATGGACAGGCCCTTATTGAAAGCTTTTTTGCATTATTATCAAGCATCTGATAGCGAGTTGACCAGTGTTGCGGTTGCCTACTATTGGTTGATTTCAATCTTTCCTTTGCTAATGATAATGGTCAATATTTTGCCTTATTTTCAGATTCCAGTCTCAAATTTCTTACTGACGATCAAGGAATTCTTGCCTGATACGGTGTATGATGTGGTTGCCAAGATTGTCCGAGAAGTTCTGACTCAACCATCAACTGGTTTGCTGAGTTTTGCCGTTTTATCTGCACTCTGGACCTTTTCGAAATCAATGGATTTCCTCCAAAAAGCCTTTAACAAAGCCTATGGGGTGACCAAGAGTCGAGGAATTATCTCCCATCAGTTGATGAGTCTACTTGTTAGTTTTGGCCTGCAGATTCTTTTTGCCTTGGCCTTGTTTTTGAGTATGTTTGGTCGTATGTTGCTCAACCTCCTCAAAACTTACTGGCAATCAGACAGTCCGCTATTTTCCTACCTGCAAGATTTTACAGGCCCTCTGGTCTATGCCTTGATCTTTGCCATTCTAGTCATGATTTATTACTTCCTTCCAAAAGTAAAAGCACCACGAATCCGCTATGTTTTACCAGGAAGTGTCTTTGTCTTGCTAACTCTTATCTTTTTATTGAATATCTTTTCTGTCTACGTCAATAGTTATGTCAATCATCTGGTTGATGTCCGATTTTTCAGTTCCATTATCGTGGTAGTCATGATGTTCTGGTTTATTCTCATTGCAAAGATTTTGATTATCGGAGCAGTTATCAATGCCAGTGTTCAGAGCTTGAAAGATCCAAAGTTTAGTATGGAATAA